The genomic stretch acgctttgccttgattcaacgtttttgattttgacccccccccctttgttcagggacacatttttccatttctgttagtcacatgtctgtggaacttgttcagtctatgtctcagttgttgaatcttgttatgttcattcaaatatttacacatgttaagtttgctgaaaatatatgcagttgacagtgaggatgtTTTTTTGTatatcacatacagtggggcaaaaaagtatttagtcagccaccaattgtgcaagttctcccacttcaaaagatgaggcctgtaatttatcataggtacacttcaactatgacagacaaaatgaggaaaaaaattccagaaaatcacattgtaggatttttaatacatttatttgcaaattatggtggaaaataagtatttggtcaataacaaaagtttctcaatgctttgttatataccctttgttggcaatgacagaggtcaaacgttttctgtaagtcttcacaaggttttcacacactgttgctggtattttggcccattcctccatgcagatctcctctagagcagtgatgttttggggctgttgctgggcaacatggactttcaactccctccaaagattttctatagggttgagatctggagactggctaggccactccaggaccttgaaatgcttcttacgaagccactcctttgttgcccgggcggtgtgtttgggatcattgtcatgctgaaagacccagccacgtcttcatcttcaatgcccttgctgatggaaggaggttttcactcaaaatctcacgatacatggccccattcattctttcctttacacggatcagtcgtcctggtcgctttgcagaaaaacagccccaaagcatgatgtttccacccccatgcttcacagtaggtatggtgttctttggatgcaactcagcattctttgtccttcaaacacgacgagttgagtttttaccaaaaagttatattttggtttcatctgaccatatgacattctcccaatcttcttctggatcatccaaatgctctctagcaaacttcagaaggCCTGgaaatgtactggcttaagcagagggacacgtctggcactgcaggatttgagtccctggcggcgtagtgcgttactgatggtaggctttgttactttggtcccagctctctgcaggtcattcactaggaccccccgtgtggttctgggatttttgctcaccgttcttgtgatcattttgaccccacggggtgagatcttgcgtggatccCCAGATCgatggagattatcagtggtcttgtatgtcttccatttcctaataattgctcccacagttgatttcttcaaaccaagctgcttacctattgtagattcagtcttcccagcctggtgcaggtctacaattttacaagtttctggtgtcctttgacagctctttggtcttggccataggagtttggagtgtgactgtttgaggttgtgaacaggtgtcttatactgataacaagttcacacaagtgccattaatacaggtaacgagtggaggacagaggagcctcttaaagaagttacaggtctgtgagagccagaaatcttgcttgtttgtaggtgaccaaatacttattttccaccataatttgcaaataaattcattaaaaatcctacaatgtgattttctggattttttttcttctcattttgtctgtcatagttgaagtgtacctatgatgaaaattacaggcctcatctttttaagtgggagaacttgcacaattggtggctgactaaatacttttttgccccactgtacatgcataTTACCATTCAatattttggagtcacttagaaatgtccttgtttttgaaaggaaagcactttttttgtcaatttaaaacatcaaattgatcagaaggatgaaccagactcgtggAGGTGGAggtttctgagatcttggctgatttcttttgattttcccatgatgtcaagcagagaggcactgagtttgaaggtaggccttgaaatacatccacaggtacaccttcaattgactcaaatgatgtcagttagcctatcagaaacttctaaagccatgacatttttttCTCAAGCTGTTTTCcaagaattttccaagctgtttaaaggcacagtcaacttagtgtatgtaaacttctgacccactggaattgtgatagtgaattataagtgaaataatctgtctgtaaacaattgttggaaaaatgacttgtgtcatgcacaaagtagatagcAGTCCTAactgaagtagatgtcctaaccaacttgccaaaactatattttgttaaaaagaaatttgtggagtggttgtgaaacgagttttaatgactccaacctaactgtatgtaaacttccgacttcaactgtatgcatgtATACATTACATTCACACAATTATTTTTTTATCTGCGagccgccagttgcccatccctgatttaCATAATAGGAAATAGCTGGCACAGAGAACGAGTCGTGCAGTTCTTCACAGTTCTCTACAGTTGGAAAATAGTACAAACGGAGGCAGTTTCAAAGGGAGGAAACTATGTGCAGCTATTAAAACCATACATTCCTATACAGTGAGGTTAACACTGAGTGAGtgtacaaagacagagagactcaCATTCATGGAGGAGTTGATCTCGGTGACTGCATCATCGTCTGTGGGGAACTGGTAGATCTGCACTCCGTTGCTCACCAGCTCACTCATGATCTTGATCTTGAATTTATGGAGCTCGCTCTTGGAGATTGTGTCAGCTTTAGCGATGATGGGTATTATATTCACCTGaaggataaaaaaaaaactatatttcTGGCCTGAAGATCAACTCCACTTGGTTTGCTTTGAGGTTATTCCTTCGAATTGAATATCTTCAGATATTCTGAAAAGGTTTGGAAGGGTTTCATGGCGGGTGTTTCGTACAATTGTAAATCAAAGCATGATTAGATAAGATGCTGAAAATAAATGAGTCAGAGCATCTGTATTTTTGCCACAGGGTCATCAACACATACTTAAATTACTGAATGTCGCAAAAGACGCACTTTGCAACCACGATGGGTTGAGCTCAGTCCAACCCACACAGAGAAATAAAACAAACAGCAATtaagaaaacaaactgaatggTGTCCCATCTCTGCTCTAAAACAGATGGGAAAATAAACACATTGTGACAGTTTCTCTTTGGCGCCTCGGATTACTGGGACGACATAGATTTAGTCACCGACGTCTCTCATCACCTCCAGGCTATATAGGATACAGTTTGTTAAGGCCAAAAGGAGGCCTTATTCGATGTGACCATTCACAATAATTTTGCTACAAAACAGATGTGATGGTTGTTTTACATAGTTTCTTCCGTCCTTTACAAAAAGTATATTGAGGTAAAAGAGCAGATACCCATCTCTAGAGTCCCTAGACATTTTTAACTGTCACCGTTCCGGCTTAATAACCTTTCTGGAAGTGTAAGTCAAACACCATTGCCTGTCTGCTTTACATCATAGAcctttaaataaaaatataaactggATTTATAGTCTGCTCTTTGCCTTCTGTGAAAAGGTTAATTTCTGACAGCTCAGAGAGCGATAGAGCCATGCTGGAGGAGAGTATTGGCTAAAGTAAGCTACTATGCTTTGCTCATAACCACACGATCGGTTTGATATGCGTCATTGCATTACCAGACACAAACAAGCCTGTAATTGCCTCTCCACCACTCCTAGAACCGCTTTATAGGCCGTACAACCGGCCTGATATACAAGCTCTGTAGGGTTGTCGCTAATAGGGGTTTGAGTACTGTTTGCATTGTCAGGTCTGTCTCAGCCTGAGTGTTTCACACATTTCACCCACCCCTTTTGTGTAACTAAAAAAAAAGAAATTTGTTGCTAgttctgacactctctctccctcacccacacTTCAACTGCAATAGTGATGAGATGAATTCCACAAGTTTACTAATCGAGGCACCGACCATTCATGTTTCCAATAGGCTGAAATCAATGTACTGTTCTAAAATATGGATCTGCTGCCCAATACCCAGTTACTCACACAAAACCATGAACGAAAAAAGATCTTCATAGAAGAAGTTACAGCCTCATACTTGCTTAATAATTCTGACCAATACACTAGAGTATGATATAAACCTCAGGAAATCCTATCCAATAAAATGCTATGTGGAATGTCTGTCGCTTCCTTTTCTAGGACATTGTGGGTCCCCAGACCTACATGAATATCTGGCTATTCTACAACTGAAATTCATACCAGTCAAAGTTAAATATTTTTTAAGTCAAACAATAGGATGCAGTCTGTTATTTGCCCACAATGCATTGGTGGTAGTGATCCTTTACCTTGCTGTCCAGTTTCTTCATGGTAACTAAATCCAAGGACTTCAGTGAATGCCCAGTGGGAGCGATGAAGTACAGACAGATGTGGATCCTCCCGTCGTGGTAGTTGAAGAGGGAGCGCTTGATTTTCAGCTCTTCCTGAAGGTAGTTTTCAAACTGTGTGTCGATATAGTCCACTATCGGTTTATAACTGCAAAATGAAAAGCAATGTAGTTATACGAAGTGTAAAACAAAGTTTGACTTTGATTCCTTTTGTTCCCACTATCCCATGTACTTTCTTGGTTTCTTTCAAAGTTGCCAGTGGGGGTATCAGATGTCTGTGTACAGAAATGATCTTTATTCAAGTATCCTGCATCTActtgtgtaaaaaaaatatatatatttaagaggTCACAGAGGTGAACATTTAATATGCCAGTGTGTTTAGTCTAGCATTCTGAGGAAGTGAGACAAAAAAACAATCACAAAGTCACTATTAAACCCTGGTTAGCCTGTGAAATCATGGACTAAAGGTACTAGTCACATCCCTGTGTCCACCACTATACTGTAGCTTGTAGGGTATATAAGTGATCTAAAGGCTTGCCAAGAACATATATACACAATGTTTAACCTTGACTTTAAAGTCTCTAAGCTATTTTCCCAGAACGCGTCACTAATGACCTTTAAAGACTATTTGGGACATATTATTGCTGCAGCTTTTTCCCAAACAACATGAGTTACGGCCTGTTCCTCCCACTGTATCATTCAGGGGCGTGTGAGCCATCTTGCTGCGTAGATCACACAAACACTCAGTCCCACAGCTGTAGTTCAAACCAAGaatgtcctcctcctcatccttctaAACCCCGCTCCATTCAGGGGGCGGAAAAAAATGTCCTGAAAAATTAGTGACTGTGCTTGTCTTGTCTACATTCCAGGCAATGTAAGCAATTTACTCTAAAAGATGGCATGTTATCATTCACTGGGAGTATGAAAAGGATAGAGACTCAATGGCAATGCTTCAATTAGTGAACAGCTGAAAGTAGGATGCTAAGCATCTGCTGCTTACCTCTCCTCTTTGTTGATCTGATCCCCGAACCCCACAGTGTCCACAATAGTCAGCTTTAGGTGGACGTTGCTCTCCTGGAGGTCGTATGTTCTGGGCCGCATACACACGCCATTCTGGTAGTGGCTGGCCTCCTCGTTCTCAAACATTGTGTTAAAAAGTGTATTCATTAACGTCGACTTGCCAATACCCGTTTCCCCTAGGAGACAAGAGAGGGAAAAGTGCTGTTAGGTCTCAATAACTCTCAGGGGGGAcattcttctctcagcctcttcaCAGCAGCAATCGTCTTAATTCTCATTCATATCGAGGACAGAAATAACCCTGGCTGCATACcgaatggcacccgattccctatatagtgcactacttttgtccagagccctatatagggaataaggttccCTGAGATAgtgcagtaacagtaacagtagcactACCATGTGGTTTGATACTCACCTACACAGAGGATGTTGAAGCAGAAACCCTGTGTCACCGATTTACTGACCAGCTGATCGGGAAGGCTGTCAAAACCAACATGGCCGCCCAAACTGAGGTTACGCTTTTCTTCATTCTGCAAAATGAAAGtattaaataaatgaataatgaTGGCAGGGCTAGAGATATGCGTATTACTGTGAATCGAGGACATAAGCAATATGAAATACCACCACCACATTCCATTTGTCCCCTATGCATATGCCATTTTCAGATAATACATTATACAGGATATGTAGCTCATCATAATGTGCCTTAAAGCTTAAATAATGAGATGAGTGCTGAGGAGGGAGCTGGAGTAATCATTCAAACAGAAGGTGGCATCTCTGCACAGAGAAGAGACTAGGGATTCCAAAAATCAAGTGGGATTAATTGAGGTCACACAAAATAAATCTGGCAACTGCAACAGTTAGGGAGTGAGCCTACTCCCACCTCAGTGAACAACAGCTAATCTCTAATGATGAGTCATGGTGGGGGGAACAATAATGTAGTCCCTTATCTTGCCCATCTCCGTTGTGCAGGGAAAGCAGAGAGACCATCTTGAGATCAATGGGCTCATCCACATGTGTCTGGCTTTGTCTTTCCTTCTAAGACTGCATAtttgggtggggggtgggggggtgatgTCACCGGACACAGCCTAAGAGCTGAGCAGTGCAGGCAGGCCTGTGTGTAATTGGAATCGACTGAGGGCCACAAAGGGAATGCAAACAAACACAAAACCTGCTCCAGTATGTTTTCTCAAGGATCATACAGAACTGCGGATGTGGACACGAACTCCTCAGAGATGAACTCTGACTGAATGCACACGTCACATAAGCTGAGAGGCATCCATCCTTCACACTAGTCAGGGAATGGAGTCTGTATAGGAGTGCAAAGTAATAGTATAAGAGTCATGAGAGTGCCTTTCAGAGAGACTCTGGTTAAAAGTTCCGAGGAAAGGAAACACCACACTTCCTCTTGATCCAGTGATTTGCATGGGAAACGGCTGACCTCAGAAATATGTGGGGGCGATTCCAAAGTGACAGAACTACGCTGAGATTTCTCTCTCTAAAATATATGCCAACCATAaaactctatgcacaatgacaactttgcatctgcacatttttttactttttaaattGTTCAAAGTTTGTTAACTGAATCACAGTAAACCCTCCCTCGATGTTATTCTGGTACAAAGTTTTGtttctgcacagttcttcctgtaaatgtgtttttgtaaaaagaAATTATTAAAAGTAATCCTTGTGCATATAGTCCTacggtttgttaaactttgaaatcaatgttgtTGGTTTTTgggtatacagtcgtggccaaaggttttcagaatgacacaaatattaatttgcaCAAAGTCTGCTGTCTCAggttgtatgatggcaatttgcatatactccagaatgttatgaagagtgatcagatgaattgcaattaattgcaaagtccctcttagccatgcaaatgaactgaatcccaaaaaacatttccactgcatttcagccattccacaaaaggaccagctgacatcatgtcagtgattctcttgttaacacaggtgtgagtgttgacgaggacaaggctggagatcactctgtcacaCTGAtagagtttgaataacagactggaagcttcaaaaggagggtggtgcatgggatcattgttcttcctctgtcaaccatggttacctgcaaggaaacacgtgccgtcatcattgctttgcacaaaaagggcttcacaggcaaggatattgctgccagtaagattgcacctaaatcaaccatttatcggatcatcaagaacttcaaggagagcggttcaattgttgtgaggaaggcttcagggcacccaaggaAGTCCAGCatgcgccaggaccgtctcctaaagttgattcagttgCGGTATTGGGGCACCAcctgtacagagcttgctcaggaatggcagcaggcaggtgagcgcatctgcacacacagtgagacgaagacttttggagtcaagaagggcagcaaagccGCCACTTCTCTCAAGGaacaacatcagggacagactgatattctgcaaaaggtacagggattggactgctgaggactggggtaaagtcattttctctgatgaatcccctttccgattgtttggggcatcaggaaaaaagcttgtccggagaagacaaggtgagtgctaccatcagtcctgtgtcatgctaacagtaaagcatcctgagatcattcatgtgtggggttgctcctcagccaagggagtaggctcactcacaattttgcctaagaacacagccatgaataaagaatgataccaacacatcctccgagagcaacttctcccaaccatccaggaacagtttggtgacgaacaatgcctttccagcatgatggagcaccttgccataaggcaaaagtgataactaagtggctcggggaacagaacatcgatattttgagtccatggtcaggaaactccccaggccttaatctcattgagaatttgtggtcaatcctcaagaggcgggtagacaaacaaaaccccacaaattctgacaaactccaagcattgattatgcaagaatgggctgccatgagtcaggatgtggcccagaagttaattgacagcatgccagggcggattacAGAGGTCTttaaaaagaagggtcaacactgcaaatattgactcttcgcatcaacttcatgtaattttcaataaaagcctttgacacttataaaatgcttgtaattatacttcagtattccatagtaacatctgacaaaaatatctaaagacactgaagccgcaaactgtggaaattaatatttgtgtcattctcaaaacttttgcccACAACTGTACATTTTATAGTGAAAAATCAGAGTCTCTGCGTAATCCCATTTCCATGTAATTGCCAGTAGGCTAGTAAACCTTGACAAGAATTGAAAGCTCTTTGTACAGTCCCTTGCTTTATCTGTGACAATACATTAAAAATGACAAAGTacttaaacaaaaaaaaacaatgttaacAGTAAGCCTTCGGGCAAAACATGGATCTTGGGACGATTTATTCCCAGACAAACTGACAGAGACCTCCAGTAGAATTTTCATCCCCACCTGAAGTCGATCTGCTTTAGTGAACTAACACACAACCCATCAGCGacacactactgctgctactgacaCTACACAGAGTATAATGGAGAATTATTAACACAAGGCTGCACAGATCTACAGTATGCAGATGGTGGAGATTAGGTCATCGCATGGCACCAGGCATCCAAggaaaaataaagtctatatttTCTTTAataaacacactcatacacagagCTGCCTGTCTGGCAGAaactcctccgtctctctcgtcACACGCCTCTGTCCAAAAGGAAAGACAGAAACAAGAccgaggagaggggagacagcagTGGCCATTTTATGAGATCGACAGGAGCATACCAATCTGTTGGTGTCAGGAAATACATTCAGTTACAGCCAAATCGACAGTTTCATaggtttgtgtgcatgtgtatgatATCAGATGGTGAGACATAGGAATCAAAATAACATGGATAATTGACTCCCCACACAGCCTAAGCTAATCAGTGTTTTACAACAGTGGATGTGACAGCCCAGCCTCCAGGCTGTACTGTGTTGTATGGTCAATATAAAACAGATTATGTAACACTCAGGTTACAAGAATCTGCCCCAAATCGTTCTACAGAGAATGCTAGAAACTTCATTATCATGGGgatcagtggcggtcagtgccgtttatgaTGAGGGGGGACAAAAAAAATGATCCAAAAGCATTGCCTTATGTcttttacagcatattggatgacggtcattcatattccattcacccagttcaatgtaacatcgataggtttaggctactacatgatactctaattttcccttaacccatcatgaggttgctacaacctagcctatgaatgaaagtttacaacataggtgcacacaggtGGAGAGAATTTTGAGGTGAcatacagtgacacattcaatactgccttgcacacacATGCCTGCATCTAGCTCATCTAGGGTGtcatcattagtccaacagttgcaaacaagactTTCTACTAGACAATTTCAGGTACTTTTATCCATttcatttgcttccgtttaagaaacgtttttcaacagaattaatacacccctgatcacgtgtaaacacagttcactttcatagcagccacgttgtattccttctctcaACTTTTCTCCttcgtttgtggacttcaatgcacaacacatcagctgtatgtgaccaggcaacaaaaaaaaaactttccaagccaaaccatgtcataaccgctgcacacagcctacatcgtcaTCACTTTATTAGCTGAAGTAACatcctagtcaacatagctaatagaactaatgcgttagtaaacccgctacaatcatgcagtaacattACAGTGTATAGACATTAAGCAGTTCAGCATTTACACTGGTGGGCCCCGGTgccaataaattaataaaaccaaaagcttaccttcacttggaagagttccagtgttgtgttggatagttaTAGGCAGCTAGCTAACATGGCATTCCTCTGTTTGATCCAGGTGTTTGAGTAGACTAAACTAACTatctgcatttgctagctaagtaagtgaaactgaaagtgtggaaaaagacaaagatgacaaaatctctctctcacctctccttaatttttgaagaaattaatttgttgaaaactgttcaactattgtctttctctcacaTTCTatgtactgcagtgctagctagctgtagtttatgctttcagtattAGATTAATTCTCTGGTCCTTTGATTGGGAGGACAAAGTTCATGCTGCAAGacctctgataggttggaggacgtcctctggaagttgtcataattattgTGTACGTCTATTGAAGTGagtgagaaccaagagcctcctaggtttttattgaagtcaatgtaccaagaggaggacggaaactagctgtcctccggctacaccatggagctaccctacagagtgctgttgagactACTGTAGACTTCCATTGCaacacagtgtgttttaatcaattatttggtcacgtgaatatatttagaatAGTTTTACCTAAAAATTCGAACTTTTTTAATTTCACtattttttatgaaattcactgaggatggtcctcctccccgtcctcctttgagcagcctccactgatgggaATAAAAGACTGTCAAAGAAAAAGTGGATATCCAAGAAAATAACACTACTGGTTTGCAAGCAGCAGATGCATATCTACTATAGGATTACTAAtatacatcaacaacaaaaaaatgattgTTTTTTTAAAGTGTCAAAACTCATTAGCATGCCTTTCATCTCAAGGCAATGTGCGTGGCCCAATGGTATGCATTATGTTGGCATCATAACACATGTTCTTAGGGGTCAGTAAGCATCAAACATTCTACAGCCGCTACGGCCAATTCATTATATAAATCAGGGCTAAAATAGATCGCTGTAGTACAATACGATCAATGCTCCCCTACAACTCTTGTTTTATTGTTTGGACACTGATTGTTTCACATAGCTTTCTGCACCCTACTTTGTTCAACCTATCAATGCAATCAACCATACATCCTCCCCATCAATAACCAGTCATAATTAACAGTGCCCTTCAAACAAATCGTCTTGCTTGCATCGTAGGCTACAACATAAAACTTTGGTAGTAAATAGGAATGACACAGTTGTTCCTCACACCAATTTCACTGCATTCCCTATATGCAAATCTAATCATTTGGCTTGATCATTCTGTAATCACTGCTCCTACTAGGCAATACAATGGAACCTATGGGGAGTACTGTATCTGCATGCAATCTGCAATTTAGGAGGTGTTCTCTCTTTAGGGTGAAAAATCTCCCTTCCCTAAATCAAATGTGACAAGTTGAGGAAGGAGTGGCTCCTCTGTTAATCTACTTATCCAAGCAATTTAGTGCTTACTGTCTAATTCAACAACTCAAGGAATGTGCTTATGGATTGGCTAAAAGTTAAATCAACACTGTGGACATGTACCAAAAAAGCTTATCACACCATATTGTGTGGTGTCTTTGTAGCCTCATGCCTCAAACACACCACACCATTCATATTTTGCATTGTTTTTGATGACATGTAATCATAATCCAGGTTTTGGGTAGCCTGAATCAGTGTTAATTTCCCCAACAATAACTATAACGAAAAATACTTGTCAATTACCCATTTTTCCTCACTAAAACTATGACTATAATGAGACacatgggggaaaaaaactcaaAACAATGTAACATTTTAGAAGTATAGTAATACTTCTGGCATTTTTTTAATGCCACTGTTATTTGGCCCCCTTGATTATGATGTGGAGAAAATCAGAGCTGTAGAGTTAATTATGGCTGGCATTGGTTAAAACCTGCCACAATATCAATGTTGCCAGCTAAGGTACACAAAGGAATAATAGGCCTAGTTGGACATGGCTATCTGAATGTGCCTAAATATTCATAATTTAATATAAAAAATGCACTGACTTGTGACTAAAATGGTTGTGACTAAAACTAGACAAATTGTCCAGAGTTTTAGTCGACTGATAACTAAAATTAACGAAGGATGAAATTACATAAACATGGCTAAAactaaaaaaaagtattttaagaCTAAAACTAGACCATCTAAAATAGCTGCCAAAATGAACACTGCCCTGAAGACCATACGTTGAGTTACATTGAATTCTACGATGGGCATAAATGAGCATTTGGATCAGGAAAGTTTAATCTCACAACCTCTAAAAGACAGAATTTTGAAGAAAATGTTTTAACCTACTTTACCGGGTTGTCCGTGTGGTTGGTCGTTTTGCAAGTTGGAGTGTGAGACTGTATCCATAGAAAAGTATAATTAGTTAACCAATTGCTACCCGGACTATGTGCATGGACCCTATTTGCAATAActcttgactcatcacatacgctgctgctactgttttatctatctatcctgttgcctggtCACTTTATCcccacctatatgtacatatcaacctcaattaccttgtacatagactcggtactggtaccctgtgaaTAAAGGCAAGTTAATGTTACTCATTGtgcatttattccttgtgttattatttttctatttttcctctctctccattgttgggaagggcccgtaagtaagcatttcactgttagtctacacaggTTGATACGAAGCATGTGATAATTAttgattttatttaatttaattactTCAACTTTTCAAAGCGCTGGTAGTGCATTCAGATTTCCATCACCCGAAGTATGCACACAAAGTGGTTCTGCGCATGTTTCAGATCATAGAAATCTGAACTTCGTACCAGCGCTTTGAAAAGTTAATGTAATTATACTTTCCTTTGGATAAATTGTATCACATTCCTACCTGCAAAAGGACCAACCGTACAGACAACTGGTAAAGTAagttaaaatatatgtttttaattCAACATCCTGGCTTTTAGAGGTTGTGAGAAGAAATGTTGAATCCAAtgcaattcaacattgtatcttCAGGATAGGTTTTGGGATGCATTCAGACAGAAAGAACTACTACATCAGGGCTCCCAagttgcgcagcggtctaagacactgcttctcagtactagaggcgtcactacagaccctggttcgatcccgggctgtatcacaaacggccgtgatcgggagtcccatagggcggcacgcaattggcccagcgtcgtcctggttaggggagggtttggccggggtaggccgtcattgtaaaatatgaatttgttctgaactgatttgttctagttaaataaaaaataaaacatcagtTT from Oncorhynchus tshawytscha isolate Ot180627B linkage group LG09, Otsh_v2.0, whole genome shotgun sequence encodes the following:
- the LOC112258116 gene encoding septin-8-A isoform X3: MAATDVDIFSNEEKRNLSLGGHVGFDSLPDQLVSKSVTQGFCFNILCVGETGIGKSTLMNTLFNTMFENEEASHYQNGVCMRPRTYDLQESNVHLKLTIVDTVGFGDQINKEESYKPIVDYIDTQFENYLQEELKIKRSLFNYHDGRIHICLYFIAPTGHSLKSLDLVTMKKLDSKVNIIPIIAKADTISKSELHKFKIKIMSELVSNGVQIYQFPTDDDAVTEINSSMNAHLPFAVVGSIEEVKVGNKTVRARQYPWGVVQVENESHCDFVKLREMLIRVNMEDLREQTHARHYELYRRCKLEEMGFKDTDPDCEPFSLQETYEAKRKEFMGDLQKKEEEMRQMFVNKVKETEAELKEKERELHNKFEQLKHMHQEEKRKVEEKRRELEEEMNAFNRRKVAAETLSLAQPLKKDKDKKN
- the LOC112258116 gene encoding septin-8-A isoform X2; protein product: MAATDVDIFSNEEKRNLSLGGHVGFDSLPDQLVSKSVTQGFCFNILCVGETGIGKSTLMNTLFNTMFENEEASHYQNGVCMRPRTYDLQESNVHLKLTIVDTVGFGDQINKEESYKPIVDYIDTQFENYLQEELKIKRSLFNYHDGRIHICLYFIAPTGHSLKSLDLVTMKKLDSKVNIIPIIAKADTISKSELHKFKIKIMSELVSNGVQIYQFPTDDDAVTEINSSMNAHLPFAVVGSIEEVKVGNKTVRARQYPWGVVQVENESHCDFVKLREMLIRVNMEDLREQTHARHYELYRRCKLEEMGFKDTDPDCEPFSLQETYEAKRKEFMGDLQKKEEEMRQMFVNKVKETEAELKEKERELHNKFEQLKHMHQEEKRKVEEKRRELEEEMNAFNRRKVAAETLSLAQPLKKDKDKKNHTFF